In one window of Oncorhynchus gorbuscha isolate QuinsamMale2020 ecotype Even-year linkage group LG23, OgorEven_v1.0, whole genome shotgun sequence DNA:
- the LOC124010934 gene encoding NF-kappa-B-activating protein-like gives MPLSDQEQRGPRRRRRSRSGSGSRSRDSSPVFGPMPKAPRYEEDLKPPRMSEREREMRERNAKRFRTENPRSRSRSRERYSNHSWSDQRGGGAGRYGGGGGRNDYYERDDAQRQRQDAFISRRLQERERIGELGSPEVWGYSPRVMAPDSDEHTPVEEDVKNSSSDSSSSDDKKKKKKKKKSKKKKNKKHSNDSESESDSGDEEVKKKKKKKSKKSKKSKKRKAKKNRKQSASDSSSDGSEEDANGDLWVERTCIDEHMVGPEAPLTHLSQDDKPLDFGHALLPGEGAAMAEYVKAGKRIPRRGEIGLTSNEIATFEMSGFVMSGSRHRRMEAVRLRKENQIYSADEKRALASFNQEERRKRESKILSSFREMVYRKTKGKEEK, from the exons ATGCCTCTGTCCGATCAAGAACAGAGAGGCCCCAGGAGACGACGACGGAGCCGATCTGGCAGCGGCAGTCGATCTCGCGACTCCAGTCCAGTCTTTGGGCCCATGCCCAAGGCCCCCAGATATGAAGAAGACCTTAAACCTCCCCGAAtgtccgagagagaaagagaaatgagagagagaaatgccaaAAGGTTTCGTACGGAAAACCCCCGCAGTCGTTCTAGATCTCGAGAGAGGTACAGTAACCACAGCTGGTCCGATCAGCGCGGTGGCGGCGCTGGTAGATACGGAGGTGGTGGTGGCAGGAATGATTACTACGAACGGGATGATGCTCAACGCCAGAGACAAGACGCTTTCATCTCCAG GCGGctacaagagagggagagaattggTGAACTCGGATCACCTGAAGTCTGGGGCTATTCACCAAGAGTAATGGCACCAGA CTCTGATGAACATACCCCAGTTGAAGAGGATGTGAAAAACAGCAGCTCAGATTCTAGCTCATCCG ATgataagaagaagaaaaagaagaagaagaaatccaaaaagaagaagaacaagaaacACTCCAATGACAGCGAGTCAGAGTCGGACTCTGGTG ATGAGGAAGtgaaaaagaagaaaaagaagaagagcaAAAA GTCAAAGAAGTCCAAGAAGAGGAAGGCGAAGAAGAACCGCAAGCAGTCAGCAAGCGACTCCAGCAGCGACGGGTCGGAGGAGGATGCCAACGGGGATCTGTGGGTGGAAAGGACCTGCATCGACGAACACATGGTGGGCCCTGAGGCCCCACTCACTCACCTGTCCCAGGATGACAAGCCTCTCGA TTTTGGTCATGCACTGCTGCCGGGTGAGGGTGCCGCTATGGCAGAGTACGTGAAAGCAGGCAAGCGTATCCCAAGAAGAGGTGAAATTGGGTTGACCAGCAACGAAATCGCAACCTTTGAGATGTCTGGCTTTGTGATGAGCGGTAGCAG ACATCGTCGTATGGAGGCTGTGCGTCTGAGAAAGGAAAACCAGATCTACAGTGCTGATGAAAAGAGAGCTCTGGCATCTTTCAaccaggaggaaaggagaaagagggagagcaaaATCCTCTCCAGTTTCAGAGAAATGGTGTACAGGAAAACTAAAGGCAAAGAGGAGAAATga
- the LOC124011194 gene encoding uncharacterized protein LOC124011194 isoform X2 codes for MATRAAYFSPSEAQILMEAYEEVKDIIKKKGNTATVIKQREKAWQSIADRLNALNMNGPKRAWQQVKIKYKNILQNAVKKNTHRQGTGGGSPKADLTPAEDMALELNKGRPVLEGIPGGKETSIGSSQDATRFIQVSGSTVFLLEPPAQAPDDADPGEGPSAAATAHDGDDDDDEEETISLDSRRHEDPDAIQWENQPGNISSQAIRKLYGNHLRRQIELADIDIQYKKKKMENLALESEIKKRTIRKLDLEIKKLERELQEDDTAQNKN; via the exons ATGGCAACTAGAGCCGCGTACTTTTCCCCGTCGGAAGCACAAATCCTCATGGAGGCATACGAGGAGGTAAAAGATATAATTAAGAAGAAAGGCAACACCGCCACAGTGATAAAGCAAAGAGAAAAAGCGTGGCAAAGTATTGCAGACCGCCTGAATGC attaaacATGAACGGGCCAAAACGGGCATGGCAGCaggtcaaaatcaaatacaagaaCATTCTGCAGAATG CAGTGAAAAAGAATACCCACAGACAAGGCACGGGTGGTGGGTCACCAAAGGCTGACCTTACCCCAGCAGAGGACATGGCCTTGGAGCTAAATAAAGGCAGGCCCGTCTTAGAGGGGATCCCTGGGGGGAAAGAGACGAGCATAGGTTCCTCCCAAGATGCCACCCGCTTCATTCAAG TGTCTGGCAGCACTGTGTTCCTGTTAGAGCCACCAGCACAAGCACCAGATGATGCTGATCCA GGTGAAGGCCCCagtgcagcagcaacagcacatgatggagacgatgatgatgatgaggaggagaccATCTCTCTGGATTCCAGAAGGCATGAG GACCCAGATGCTATACAGTGGGAAAACCAGCCTGGCAACATA AGCTCACAAGCTATCAGAAAGTTGTATGGCAACCACCTCCGGCGCCAAATAGAACTGGCAGACATAGACATTCAGTACAAGAAGAAAAAGATGGAAAATCTTGCACTGGAGTCCGAAATAAAAAAGAGGACAATTAGGAAACTGGACCTTGAAATAAAAAAActtgagagggag CTCCAAGAAGATGACACAGCTCAAAATAAAAATTAG
- the LOC124011194 gene encoding uncharacterized protein LOC124011194 isoform X1 yields MATRAAYFSPSEAQILMEAYEEVKDIIKKKGNTATVIKQREKAWQSIADRLNALNMNGPKRAWQQVKIKYKNILQNAVKKNTHRQGTGGGSPKADLTPAEDMALELNKGRPVLEGIPGGKETSIGSSQDATRFIQVSGSTVFLLEPPAQAPDDADPGEGPSAAATAHDGDDDDDEEETISLDSRRHEDPDAIQWENQPGNISSQAIRKLYGNHLRRQIELADIDIQYKKKKMENLALESEIKKRTIRKLDLEIKKLEREVRYAFNVHCMLTVTQMY; encoded by the exons ATGGCAACTAGAGCCGCGTACTTTTCCCCGTCGGAAGCACAAATCCTCATGGAGGCATACGAGGAGGTAAAAGATATAATTAAGAAGAAAGGCAACACCGCCACAGTGATAAAGCAAAGAGAAAAAGCGTGGCAAAGTATTGCAGACCGCCTGAATGC attaaacATGAACGGGCCAAAACGGGCATGGCAGCaggtcaaaatcaaatacaagaaCATTCTGCAGAATG CAGTGAAAAAGAATACCCACAGACAAGGCACGGGTGGTGGGTCACCAAAGGCTGACCTTACCCCAGCAGAGGACATGGCCTTGGAGCTAAATAAAGGCAGGCCCGTCTTAGAGGGGATCCCTGGGGGGAAAGAGACGAGCATAGGTTCCTCCCAAGATGCCACCCGCTTCATTCAAG TGTCTGGCAGCACTGTGTTCCTGTTAGAGCCACCAGCACAAGCACCAGATGATGCTGATCCA GGTGAAGGCCCCagtgcagcagcaacagcacatgatggagacgatgatgatgatgaggaggagaccATCTCTCTGGATTCCAGAAGGCATGAG GACCCAGATGCTATACAGTGGGAAAACCAGCCTGGCAACATA AGCTCACAAGCTATCAGAAAGTTGTATGGCAACCACCTCCGGCGCCAAATAGAACTGGCAGACATAGACATTCAGTACAAGAAGAAAAAGATGGAAAATCTTGCACTGGAGTCCGAAATAAAAAAGAGGACAATTAGGAAACTGGACCTTGAAATAAAAAAActtgagagggaggtgagataTGCCTTCAATGTACACTGTATGCTAACTGTAACACAAATGTATTAA
- the LOC124010870 gene encoding transcriptional regulator Kaiso-like yields MSGLKLISATDTRYSGTVLKSMNRQRNNGLFCDVTIIIQDRKFRAHKNILSASSTYFHQLFSVAGQVIELNFIKAEIFEEVLNYIYSSKIVRIRSDMLNELINAGQVLGVKFIANLGVPLSQVKGLPGLSKDTEHNEVSSVEKSSTDSMGMMMMPIVTESFSVSAEEFSQTDKNANKDQDSDDDDIMFVSKTDATKKCKPCEIIDLDGPNTEEDYVTKQPGEARPALTKDQEKTVKAAPHLNSSLQTLQGQTPLIRPMVSPDASSNIASSPTGASSCSTPTTPARIGTFTPEPISTSLPSKNHKIIGIHKKQVTLARQSDLKIKLSALKSPGGFINEAGLNIPQISATTKKTITLDKASEIDSFSPGCKVYANIGENTYDIVPMKDDPGEGDSKNSRGGKRSLMATPLQPFNTSQLPQGATIKKTKTEQQDHYELIMDGKTFFVCMVCKRPYVCLTSLRRHFNTHSWEKKYPCHYCDKVFALAEYRTKHEIYHTGERRYQCLLCNEMLINYQLLSTHCKQAHNQDPSGRKQKDDTDNNLYRLLPCKTVQFKTYSHETDDSDSRGVPIIQEDGSVQHINPGRGHLANPLQLQSSQGKMLNWDDIFVEPEAQPGSGAHRPGSHPIQSPPGSSEFEFVIPETY; encoded by the coding sequence ATGTCGGGCCTAAAGCTGATCTCTGCAACTGACACCCGGTATTCAGGAACGGTGCTGAAGTCGATGAATAGACAGCGAAATAATGGATTGTTCTGTGATGTCACCATAATTATACAGGACCGTAAATttagagcacacaaaaacatCTTGTCTGCATCAAGTACTTATTTCCACCAACTCTTCTCAGTGGCTGGACAGGTGATCGAGTTGAATTTCATCAAGGCGGAAATCTTTGAGGAAGTCCTGAATTACATTTACAGTTCCAAAATTGTCCGCATTCGTTCCGACATGCTCAATGAGCTTATCAATGCTGGGCAGGTGTTGGGCGTGAAGTTCATTGCGAATCTAGGCGTACCGCTCTCACAAGTCAAGGGCCTACCTGGCCTGTCCAAAGACACAGAACACAATGAAGTAAGCTCCGTGGAGAAAAGCAGTACAGACTCaatggggatgatgatgatgcctaTTGTCACAGAGTCCTTTTCAGTGTCTGCAGAGGAGTTCAGTCAAACTGACAAAAATGCAAACAAGGATCAGGACTCAGACGATGACGACATTATGTTTGTATCCAAAACGGACGCCACCAAGAAATGCAAGCCCTGCGAAATCATCGATTTGGATGGACCCAATACAGAGGAAGACTATGTGACAAAGCAACCGGGAGAGGCCAGACCCGCTTTGACAAAGGACCAAGAGAAAACAGTCAAAGCAGCTCCGCACCTCAACAGCTCCTTGCAGACCTTGCAAGGCCAAACTCCTCTGATCAGACCCATGGTGTCCCCTGACGCAAGCTCAAATATTGCGTCTTCACCCACTGGAGCCTCCTCTTGCAGCACACCCACTACGCCGGCTAGAATTGGCACTTTCACACCCGAACCCATCAGCACCTCCCTGCCCTCAAAAAACCACAAGATAATAGGAATCCACAAGAAGCAGGTTACACTAGCTCGACAGAGTGACTTAAAAATCAAGCTCTCGGCCCTTAAGTCACCTGGTGGATTCATCAACGAGGCAGGCCTCAACATTCCCCAAATATCCGCCACCACAAAAAAGACGATAACATTAGATAAAGCCTCAGAGATCGACTCGTTTTCTCCAGGCTGCAAGGTGTATGCCAATATTGGGGAAAACACATATGACATTGTCCCCATGAAGGACGACCCCGGGGAGGGAGACTCTAAAAACAGTAGAGGGGGAAAGAGGTCTCTGATGGCTACCCCTCTTCAGCCTTTCAACACCTCTCAACTGCCACAGGGTGCCACGATCAAGAAGACCAAAACAGAGCAGCAAGATCACTACGAGCTCATCATGGACGGGAAGACTTTCTTTGTGTGCATGGTCTGCAAGCGTCCCTACGTGTGCTTGACAAGCCTCCGGCGCCACTTCAACACCCACTCCTGGGAGAAGAAGTACCCGTGCCACTACTGTGACAAGGTGTTTGCTCTGGCCGAGTATCGGACCAAACACGAGATCTACCACACAGGCGAGCGGAGGTACCAGTGCCTGCTGTGCAACGAGATGTTAATCAACTACCAGCTATTGTCGACTCACTGCAAACAGGCCCACAACCAGGACCCATCCGGGAGGAAACAAAAGGACGACACCGACAACAACTTGTACCGCCTGCTCCCTTGCAAAACGGTGCAGTTCAAGACCTACTCACATGAGACAGACGATTCAGATTCACGAGGGGTCCCTATTATCCAAGAGGATGGGAGCGTCCAGCACATTAACCCTGGAAGGGGGCACCTGGCCAACCCACTACAGTTACAGTCCTCCCAGGGCAAGATGTTGAACTGGGATGACATCTTTGTGGAGCCTGAGGCACAGCCTGGATCAGGTGCCCACCGGCCAGGGAGCCACCCTATCCAATCTCCCCCAGGCTCTTCTGAGTTTGAGTTTGTCATACCAGAGACGTACTGA